ttgccccctttcccgTAGGTGAgcttgtggagaagacatatgcttcttgtgcaatttcttcggagtgacataagtccatccttcaacttcactcggcttgactggcatgtctttggagcatgcccccagcgattaaggtgaagattttgagttgacagagccggaagtgacgtcttcttccaggatttcgtcttctttgtcttcttgggcctCCTCTTCAATGcggtcctcttgggtttgttgccgTGAAGGTTGGCCAgtgtagatgatggtgcgcctccttaccttcagtggtccttttgtgtcgacttccaaagttgcttggcgcttcatcctttaaggaatcaagctttgaacatcaTTTTTTCTTGCTAGACTGTCGAGCTTTTCTCcctttggcgttgtcttcctgtttctagaaggcttcttagtttcttcaagtctgtccaaagccgaccgttgtggaagaaatctagctgtgccgctttgtttcttgggttttgataacctttcaaagacaGATCTTTGTGGTGTTGGCGtctcaagccttttgaagacggaagtttggtctcgaccactgatgtcatcaagtgccgaaattctaggttttgaataattcagcctttcgaagactgaagttcgaggggcgggtttaggctcatcttttggccttgtggcttgtggtcttggcttcctcgtttttttgtaggtcgccGATGTCCACCCTTTCTTATCACCAGTAGctgcatcttggttgcttgcccccggtgatggttgtgtaggaggtgtcttgtgacttgaacattgatGGGAATGGTTATGCATGCTTCGGAGAGGCACATGATCAAGTGATCCAAACACAatagtagtagtgtgtgccgCAATCGTGTCTTCGAGCTCAAGCTCGAttttcccttgttgtgctagcttaaggatgagatctttcagtacgaagcacttttccgttggatggctgatgaagcggtggaatttacagtatcttgaaCTGTCGGTACGATttatctcttccggccgtctgcactcaggcaaatcGATCaacttcttgtccaacaggtcatccagcatggcaaccacatcagagtcggggaatggataagtcttctcctcaagctccttcaaaatgcgtctacgcatctcttgatcacaaaaatcttcggtttgaatcgccttgcctcgtgtggagattttgacgggagctgtgttgaccgtcatcgcttccttggtgggtttccatgcagccttttccacctgtatcccaagaactttgtcgtccttgtagtcggcgattggttctttcttcccatgatgggcaatgctcaactccatgtcatgggcgcgagtggccaattcctcgaaggtcagtggtttaatgccttgaaggatgtattgcaaaccccattgcatgccttggatgcacatctcgattgaagaggtttccgagagcctgtctttacagtcgaagcttagagtgcgccatctgttgatgtagtcaatgattggctcgtccttccactgctttgtgctcgttagctctagcatgctcacagtacggcgggtgctatagaagcagttgaggaattcccgctctaattgctcccagctgttgatggactcaggctctaggtccgtgtaccactcaaaggcgtttcctttcagcgagcgcacaaactgcttggcaaggtagtccccttcggtccctgcgttgttgcaagtttcaacaaagtgggcaacgtgctgtttcgggtttccttttccatcaaactgcatgaactttggtggttgataacccattggcatcttcagggcatcaatcttcttggagtagagcttcgagtagaacaaggaggtatgtgagctcccttcatactatgccttgatggtgttggtgatcatctcatGCAGCTGctagatagaaagagatcccatgagtgccgctgcttggtctggctcagGCTTcacatcgtttttctccacctgaggctcttcttcttcgtcgtcTTCCTTCTTTAGAGGATCAATCTTCGGGTTGGGTTTCtcgccgtcctgcgcctctAGTCGGTTGacgagtgctgcaatttgcaagtctttttcttccacagttcgggttagccttgcgattgcttcattcatctgagccagctgctcatcgattgaagttgctccaatggtcatgacttccATGGCTGCACtgccgcttgaatcggcatcggagagcatggattcggagtatttccttgggctttccccccatGGTgtccttagtgaggctaaggtgatcaaaagctcgtgccttgggtgctcttgttcccttggcagagttgatacAGAGGTGAAAAAggtggcagaagtagctcttgccatgcttcgagtcgtgatgcccaaagtgacactaGTTGCGACGAGGATGCtgttgttctttgcgccggttgcgagaacagtttgagccttccttgatgccattaattttggaagtgcgcttgaatttcttgaacggagaaagagatgagaggcagagattgtcccactgggcgtgccaatttgtgaacacggaaaactcctgaaacgaaagagacaagaacaacgtgcacaaacaaatatttgtattttgatgattttgggttacaatctctctctattttgatcatctgatttgatctccgtaaggcgttgatttgtggatgtttcgttgatccaagggtcgtgggcttgatctggatttgagcggatcttcaaggagccgttggggcttgatcttgaggatgagtgtttcttcaaaggccgttgaggcttgatcttgaataacggtgatgagcggatcttcaaggacttttgagcttgatcttgaagaacagtgatgaacggatcttcaagggcttttgggcttgatcttgaagaacagtttgGATGTATGGCTTTGTCGACGTTTGCTGATCTaaagggccgttagggcttgatcttaggatgagcGGATGATGAacgaatgaacactttcttcaagggccatcggggcttgatcttggaagaacgatgaacgaagaacgaagaacactttcttcaagggccgtcagggcttgatcttgaaagaacgatgaacgaagaacgaagaacactttcttcaagggccgtcagggcttgatcttgaattggtggatgattgttgatccaaaggtcgtcggggcttgatcttggaagaacgatgaacgaagaacgaagaacactttcttgatccttcgggaacctggatgcttgagggcttcggagtttcagagcttcagagcttcaagaattttgcataatgatttttttttggttcctccccaaatgaatgaattagccttctatttatagaaatttccaaggcctaattttgaatataatattccaaatgaaataagtcgtttctgccaggtgttgacacgtgtcctgtttgatgacttttccaactcatttcaatttttcgtcagtcacacgctacgtgtaaaatttatgtaatacatgagcgttgacactttgatttatcggtcaacatttatttaccgaaatttcggtgtCTACACAAATGTAATGTATTTTCGTCATTAGCCTAATTTTAGGTGTGTTGGCGAACTTGGTTACCCTACGAGACCATTGGATCTTTACGTAGGATGAATGTCTGTCGATTCTTAATCCGGTTTATGAGTTGTTCAAAGATTAATCACAAGTTGAAAACATTAATACAAAGGCAACGGAGTAGTACATTGCTTGAGAAACAATGAGTGATTGGTAAAAAGCCCACAGGCTACGTACATTATTCATGGCTACAACTGATAATTTGATTAACTGGAATTCACAGCCCAACATTTCTTCCTGATCTGGCCGGACGTGCCTGTAAGGACCTCAACGGCTCCCATCCTTTTCATTGACTGTGCAAACTCCGTGAAGAACTTGTTAAGGTCCTCCAATTCTGCGACGATATTGCTGGCACCCTTGTTTGTTAAAAGGACTGCATCAGATTGGAAGAGACCCTTGTGCTGCTTGACGACGGTGTAGTAGCTGCTGTCAAAGTTTCGAGCGCTACTGGGATCCATTTCCACGAATGTTGTAGTGTCGTTGAGGCTTCGGCATTTGGTCTTCAGGAATTCAGCGTAGGTTGCATCCAAAGAAGGGTCTTGATCACCCTTTCCGGTGAAGTTGTAGAGCCTGTTGCTGAAGCTTGGGCAGCCGCCTACTCCAATTGTGTGTCCACCTACGTAATTGTATGTAAGATTGGTCAGTTATGTATCCCTTTAATAAGGAATTTGCAGTCGTGATCTATGCAGGACGCCGTGTTTTTAACCTCGCTTCTatttttcttcaactttgatcTCATTTATTAACATGGTTTGTTGTTTTTGGGTGTAAAATCACCTTATCGAGCTTGGTATTTAGGTTTCTACTTTCTAGTCTCGGATTGGTTACTTGGATGATAGGTTTAAAGCCCAAAATCTGATCAAAACTAAACGCCTAAAATCGAAACTCTAAACGAACAATATATGTAAATGGAATCAAAGTGGAAGAATATTTAGTAGAAATAATACTTTCTCAACGTGTAAGACGTGAGCGTGATGTCATGCACGGAGAATACCTCATTAATTTGCTAGTAAATGTACCTGATAAAACCACAAGGTCATGCACGGTAAGATTCTTGCGGGCAAAACTCTGTTTGAGTTGGGTGAAATTGAAGAAAGGTGCCGGAATGTTAATCAAGGCCTCCCTAACTAGAGAAATTGTGCCGTCTCTTCTCCCCGTGAGCACTTCCCACATCGATTTATTGTACTGCAAAAGTTATACATACCATGCATACATGAGCGCAATCTTaatacaacaacaaagtcttatcccactaagtgaggCCGGCTGGAGCGCAATCTTATTATTGAAAATATTTTATGACGTAAAACAAATTAGTCCCATATCTAATTAGTAAATTACTTGGAACGAAACGGAGTCCCTAGCAGCCAAAGCTAAGATGTCAGCACAAGAGACTACTCCTGGACACTTCTCCTCTAGTTTTTCTTTGATATCGTCGATGACATCGAATCCCGACAAGGATAAGTTTGGAACTGCTGCCTTCTCTGCCGTGTTGTTTGCTGTTGAATTCAACAAAATTGAGCCATCACAACCCTGCAGGAGATTCCATGTGTATTTGGTCAAGCAAGTTAGACGACTCGCAGCATAAAATTGTTACTCATTTCAAATTATAAGTTCCAGTTCATAAACATTTTTGGTGGTGGCTGCAAGTATCTAAGCAAGCacacatgcatacatatatgtgaggtCATGAACATGTACAGTacatttattttcttaaaaacGATATTACTGCTCTAAGTACGTTTCTAAGGATAGCTCATCACATGCAAGCATGCATATATGAATAGCTTACCCTGACGAAACAGTCGTGGAAATGCATTCTCAATAGCTTTGCAGGCAATCTGGGATTACTGTAGACATGGTTCCAGGTGACATCTCTGACGATATCCTCAGCCGAAGGACAGGTCTTTTCATAGAAACGCTTCCTCAGCTGGCCTCCTTCGCAGGCCACGAGAATGCCGGAAACTACACAGATGAGTAAGAGAATATTAACCTTCATCTCGTAAACTTCTAAGGTTTCCAATCGATAATGCATTGTACAAAACCATACTGTTCCTTTTATAGGCGACTTTGTGTCTAACTCCAAGTGACATACATTTAACTAAATATTTGATGTCATTTAAAAGAAACAACTACACTTATTCTAAAAAATATGCGGTTGACTCAATACTTAGCATATTTTTATTCGTTCTGAATCTGCATTATTAGTTATGTGTTTAATCAAGTGAATTAGCTGCATTTTGGCTGAGTAACGAAATGCTAATACGTTATTGATCACAATAGTTTGAAGTATCTATTTGATCAGTCGCGTGCTCGAGATGCTAGTTTGATCTGGCCGGTAACCATGTGCAAGAAGCCAACAGGAAGAATAGTACTCAAATGTGGTATCCCTTGTATTTTTGGTGGCGAAAgctattgtttttatttttgaattatcTGCATAATATTTCATAAGACGAACATGCACGATGTAGCCGAAACATGATTAATTTAAAGGATTAGAAGGTTAACTCTGTTAGCAATGGAAAAAGGATAGTTGACTTATACATTGTGGACAATAAACATGAATTATGAATAGTTGTAAAGGTTGACAATTGTCCAAAACATGATTAAGAAATATTAGTCCCGATTAACAAATATTTATCTCATCCATAATTTGGAATCAAAATCTGGAAGATAGCTAATACCATGATTAGAAGAagcataattttttttgaattagTCTACTGTTCAGACCCGAGGTTTATAGATTTCTTTGACCTGTGCGCTCATACTACTATTCTATTAGCTACAGACGGTGGTGGTCAATGGCATTGCCTGTCATGAACCATGGTCCATGGCACAACTTAGTCAAGAGAATAATCTACGTGGAACGGAGCTTATACTTTTGTTTTCGTGAACTCTCCTTACGCGAAGAAGGCGATAAAGAGAAAGAGGTATACACTTTGAGATAGTTAAACTTGGTCATGACTTGATTACGGTTGGAGCTCCCGTATCATGGCTGCCATGCTAGTTTGTTAGAGGGGGCATTGGAGAGTAGTAGTTAAAGTTCAAATAGGAGCTAATAAAATCATCTTTTGGTTAAGTTGCGAGTGTTCAAAGTTGGGGTTTCTCTTTTAAGAACGAATATTGGATCATCATAGTTCATGGATTTATGATTGTGAGACATTCAAtcaatgttgttttgttgattGTTATTTTGACATGTGTGGTACTTTTTTCTTTTACCCAAATTTTGTCCATGTGGTTTTCCTTGAGTAAAGCTTTGACGAGGCTACTCTTTTACAAGTTACTTGATATAAAATGTATCTTTTTTGGTAATGAAATTTCCATTTACCCTAAGAAAAGTTGAGGGCTAATGAATTTTTTGAAGGGAAACGATTTCCCACTATAATCCTTTCCTCTTACGCACCTCTCTTTATTTCTAGGTCTTAATTGAATCAACGTTCTCAAagtgttttctttttcaattcaaatttccaaaaatttaaacatttccaaactaaaaagtagaaaaacaccaaaaaaaaaaacttttatgcagaaaatataattgtcaagagagatttttcagtatgccAGAAATACAGTCTAGCACACAAAATGTAATAATGCAATTAATTGGaagctggaaaaaaaaattcaaccaattATATCTTGACACTTAATATATTAAGTTTTATTCTcagcacattgaaaaatttcccAGTTATGGCAACCATTTTAACTTGTACTCTCCACGCATTACTAAATAAACTAAAATTACAACAATGGAGCTTTCAAATCAAATGTTCAAGAAACCAAGATCTTCATTGGGTCCCAAGTGTTCTACACAAATAATTCCAAACATTTTTCCggaaaagaaaaaggtaataattaatataatataattgggGAAAAGtaggagaatttttttttattgtgataggaacatgagTGGTACACaatatgtttttatgtaagtggtgagaaattttattttttaagttattaactttttaatacatATATCCTACTATTTATATAGTGACGCATAATGTACTACCTCGTGTatcggtcacattgaaaaatctctcggaAATTAGAAGTGAAAACAAAAAGAGTACCCAATTAACTGATCAGCCCAATAATTTTAAAACACCTGGCATTTCAACTCTCTTTCAATATTTGGCTATCTTAACCAAACACATTTTGTCCCCGAAACCACACACCTCTTGTCGCCGAAACCAAGCACCTCTCTTCTTCTCCATACTCTTTCCTTGCCCAGACCCAATTCCTCTCTTTCTCCGGCGACCATGGCAGATCCACCAAAGGTTCTCTGTCTGCCCAACCACCCATGTCTCTTATCCCTTGTCATCAAAATCTGTTACAGGTTCACCAATTTTTTTagtccctcaataatttattatttttaagtttattctttaactttattgattaattgaattaaactaccatatttaGAAATGAGTATCTCttcatatttcttatctttatgtaattttaataatttttggaaatgctatgtttgttttgcttcaaaaaaaaaaaaattcggataGGAGTTtaaagaatgtgaagaattgaattaaaatgaggtaagatagtacGGAATGGTGAAAATGATGTGAGAAATTGTGTAAAACTGACTtagatatttataaaaaaaatagaatttttagttttttttttaatttcttcttaaaaaaaataaaattcaaatctaACGACTAGCTGAGTTAGCTAACATGTGGGTTATTGACAGCTAGGCTCAGCTTTTCGGGCTGACGGCTAAGGATG
This window of the Malus domestica chromosome 03, GDT2T_hap1 genome carries:
- the LOC103429651 gene encoding peroxidase 3-like — encoded protein: MHYRLETLEVYEMKVNILLLICVVSGILVACEGGQLRKRFYEKTCPSAEDIVRDVTWNHVYSNPRLPAKLLRMHFHDCFVRGCDGSILLNSTANNTAEKAAVPNLSLSGFDVIDDIKEKLEEKCPGVVSCADILALAARDSVSFQYNKSMWEVLTGRRDGTISLVREALINIPAPFFNFTQLKQSFARKNLTVHDLVVLSGGHTIGVGGCPSFSNRLYNFTGKGDQDPSLDATYAEFLKTKCRSLNDTTTFVEMDPSSARNFDSSYYTVVKQHKGLFQSDAVLLTNKGASNIVAELEDLNKFFTEFAQSMKRMGAVEVLTGTSGQIRKKCWAVNSS